A window of Juglans regia cultivar Chandler chromosome 7, Walnut 2.0, whole genome shotgun sequence contains these coding sequences:
- the LOC108983015 gene encoding uncharacterized protein LOC108983015, whose protein sequence is MCCRSLDQRMEETFVNAREDFQAKEDSVHSLSEDRELSREDSLEFSESKSKELVRRINSPHAIILNVKQPQLCTGCNLRNCVLERRIPKHMVSVDEKYLRHCLELININASKAARCNGSTNLRSLKMGILSDSLNPAKIRSRDTYDSASFIFECPLDSGAGGVVVSPAGQWIVGTIMGSKSMMNILKSPLFHPFGALDGNDNFRRSNLNDVRRSVCYDIVESPSGLSISSPQKLKKESPVTGSHKSGSDSVNKRLVSMSSTISTCPDQPSSSASASVSQGMLQCVWKGGLPHFVFSADDQGEAYIANLQKVGSTDDKAVDYIYSFYSRKAGQKDHRSCDNESHLVGKMKVSASFTICPDSSKIMETEFILYSSDANCGIETHTSNLSLRKNKGLSKKVVEVFRASHSSKQRTFSKFGGSGTMLENCSLESSVDTSNNLDEIGGAHKFENPFLPNFELAAIIVKDHLHDYHREETGGWGLKFLKKRGPKQKIDSLEASVPCESCARNTGNCSTSMDILIPAGLHGGPRTKNCGPSSLIERWRSGGHCDCGGWDIGCPLTILKTKLSKEENLPKLETQDECKLVDVFKQGSQHAAPPLRMINVHDGLYFVHFQPLLSALQSFSIAVAIIHTQNPTLRPKNAQERK, encoded by the exons ATGTGCTGTCGTTCATTGGATCAGAGGATGGAAGAAACATTTGTCAATGCTCGTGAAGATTTCCAGGCAAAAGAAGATTCAGTGCATAGCTTGAGTGAGGACAGAGAATTATCCAGAGAAGATAGTCTGGAATTTTCTGAGTCAAAATCAAAAGAGTTGGTGAGAAGGATAAATTCACCTCACGCgattattttaaatgttaaGCAACCACAATTGTGCACAGGATGCAATCTGCGTAATTGTGTCTTGGAGAGGAGGATTCCAAAGCATATGGTAAGTGTGGACGAGAAATATCTTCGTCATTGCCTGGAATTGATTAATATCAATGCATCAAAAGCAGCACGATGCAATGGATCTACAAATTTGAGGTCTCTGAAGATGGGCATTTTGTCCGACAGCTTAAATCCAGCTAAAATCAGAAGCAGAGATACATATGACTCAGCCAGTTTCATTTTTGAATGTCCATTGGATTCTGGGGCTGGGGGTGTAGTTGTAAGCCCTGCAGGACAGTGGATTGTAGGTACGATCATGGGGAGCAAGAGTATGATGAACATATTGAAGAGCCCTTTGTTTCACCCCTTTGGTGCCTTAGATGGCAATGACAACTTCAGAAGATCGAACTTGAATGATGTCAGACGCTCAGTATGCTATGATATCGTGGAATCTCCCAGTGGTTTAAGTATATCTTCaccacaaaaactaaaaaaggaaTCTCCAGTTACTGGAAGCCATAAAAGTGGATCTGATAGTGTGAATAAAAGGCTTGTTTCTATGTCTAGCACAATCTCTACATGTCCTGATCAACCTTCTTCTTCTGCCTCTGCCTCTGTGTCTCAGGGGATGCTGCAATGCGTATGGAAGGGAGGGCTTcctcattttgtattttccGCAGATGATCAGGGGGAGGCCTACATAGCCAACTTGCAGAAGGTTGGGTCAACTGATGACAAGGCTGTGGACTATATATACTCATTCTATTCAAGAAAGGCTGGCCAGAAGGATCATAGGAGCTGTGATAATGAGTCACACTTAGTTGGTAAGATGAAGGTCTCGGCTTCTTTCACCATCTGTCCGGACAGTTCTAAAATCATGGAGACTGAGTTTATCTTATACAGTAGTGATGCAAATTGTGGCATAGAGACGCACACTTCAAACCTTAGTCTGAGAAAGAATAAGGGCTTGTCAAAGAAGGTGGTCGAAGTTTTTAGAGCAAGCCACTCATCCAAACAGAGAACTTTCTCTAAGTTTGGTGGATCTGGTACCATGCTGGAAAATTGTTCTTTGGAGTCATCTGTAGATACGAGTAACAACCTCGATGAAATAGGTGGGGCCCATAAGTTTGAAAATCCTTTTCTGCCAAATTTTGAATTGGCTGCCATTATTGTGAAAGATCATCTCCATGACTATCATCGAGAAGAAACTGGGGGTTGGGGCttgaaatttctaaaaaaaaggGGGCCTAAGCAGAAGATTGATTCTCTGGAAGCTTCAGTACCTTGTGAAAGCTGTGCTCGAAATACCGGCAATTGCTCTACAAGTATGGACATTCTAATCCCGGCAGGTCTTCATGGGGGGCCAAGAACAAAAAACTGTGGCCCTTCTAGTCTCATTGAAAGATGGAGATCTGGTGGACACTGTGACTGTGGGGGTTGGGACATTGGGTGTCCTTTGACAATACTTAAAACTAAATTgagcaaagaagaaaatctTCCCAAATTGGAGACACAGGATGAGTGCAAGTTGGTCGATGTATTCAAACAG GGCTCTCAGCATGCTGCTCCCCCCTTGAGGATGATAAATGTTCATGATGGTTtgtattttgttcattttcaaCCACTTCTATCAGCTCTGCAGTCTTTCTCAATTGCAGTAGCGATTATCCACACACAGAATCCAACTCTTCGGCCCAAAAATGCACAAGAAAGGAAGTAG
- the LOC109016475 gene encoding 60S ribosomal protein L23 codes for MSKRGRGGSAGNKFRMSLGLPVAATVNCADNTGAKNLYIISVKGIKGRLNRLPSACVGDMVMATVKKGKPDLRKKVLPAVIVRQRKPWRRKDGVFMYFEDNAGVIVNPKGEMKGSAITGPIGKECADLWPRIASAANAIV; via the exons ATGTCGAAGCGAG GACGTGGAGGATCAGCAGGGAACAAGTTTAGGATGTCACTGGGTTTGCCAGTGGCGGCAACTGTGAACTGTGCTGATAACACAGGGGCAAAGAACCTGTATATCATCTCTGTGAAGGGGATCAAGGGTCGCCTGAACCGGTTGCCATCTGCTTGTGTTGGTGACATGGTGATGGCCACTGTCAAGAAAGGGAAACCTGATCTCAGGAAGAAGGTTCTGCCTGCAGTCATTGTCAGGCAGCGGAAGCCATGGCGCCGAAAGGATGGGGTCTTCATGTACTTTGaag ATAATGCTGGTGTGATCGTGAATCCGAAAGGAGAAATGAAAG GGTCTGCTATTACTGGTCCCATTGGGAAGGAATGTGCTGATCTTTGGCCAAGGATCGCAAGTGCAGCGAATGCCATCGTTTAA